The proteins below are encoded in one region of Asticcacaulis excentricus CB 48:
- a CDS encoding glutathionylspermidine synthase family protein — protein sequence MERCLVPVRDNWKARVEAEGMLWHSAPGLTYWHEGVAYRFTEAEIEAIHDATEACHQMALAAAGAIIEGGELANYGYEADAIKLIERSWHTRERDIYGRIDFAFDGVNPPKMLEYNADTPTSLLEGAVIQWSWLTDTSGSEATNQYNDLHRALVDRMHALKVERDAGLLGVRQRGAPLHVACVFPHDEDTGTVAYVESVAREAGLEVCFVPMDQIGFSEVEGGTFLDQNDVPIRLLFKLYPWDWLLADDYGPLLTQAVLTHTVRLFEPAWKMLLANKLLMTKMWEMYPNTPYLLETRRSDEAFRAYGRGFVRKPALGREGQNVSVFAPDESAHKAHTDGNYADNDFVYQAFADLFRDEASGAYALIGSWVIGGEAVGMGVRESDHLITDDRSRFVPHLFR from the coding sequence ATGGAACGCTGTCTCGTGCCGGTGCGCGACAACTGGAAGGCGCGCGTCGAAGCGGAGGGGATGCTCTGGCATAGTGCTCCCGGCCTGACCTACTGGCATGAGGGTGTGGCCTATCGCTTCACCGAAGCGGAGATCGAGGCGATCCATGACGCCACGGAGGCCTGTCATCAGATGGCCCTTGCCGCCGCCGGGGCGATTATCGAAGGCGGTGAACTGGCAAACTATGGCTATGAGGCCGACGCCATAAAGCTGATTGAGCGAAGCTGGCACACCCGTGAGCGCGACATCTATGGCCGCATCGACTTCGCCTTCGACGGGGTCAATCCGCCAAAAATGCTGGAATATAATGCCGATACCCCGACCAGCCTGCTGGAAGGGGCGGTGATACAATGGAGCTGGCTCACCGATACCTCAGGGTCTGAGGCAACCAACCAGTATAACGACCTCCACCGCGCTCTGGTGGACCGGATGCATGCTTTAAAGGTGGAGCGGGACGCCGGCCTGCTGGGTGTGCGTCAACGCGGCGCCCCGCTGCATGTAGCCTGCGTCTTTCCGCACGATGAAGACACTGGGACCGTGGCCTATGTCGAAAGCGTGGCGCGTGAAGCCGGGCTGGAGGTCTGTTTTGTGCCGATGGATCAGATCGGTTTCAGCGAGGTTGAAGGCGGCACATTCCTCGATCAGAACGACGTACCCATCCGGCTCTTGTTCAAGCTTTATCCGTGGGACTGGCTGCTGGCCGATGACTATGGCCCGCTTCTGACGCAGGCCGTGTTGACACACACCGTCCGCCTGTTCGAACCGGCGTGGAAGATGCTGCTGGCCAACAAGCTGCTGATGACAAAGATGTGGGAGATGTATCCGAACACCCCCTATCTGCTGGAGACGCGCCGCAGTGACGAGGCGTTTCGCGCGTATGGTCGTGGTTTTGTACGCAAACCGGCGCTCGGTCGTGAGGGACAGAATGTGTCGGTTTTTGCCCCAGATGAAAGTGCACATAAAGCGCATACCGACGGTAACTACGCCGACAATGACTTCGTCTATCAGGCCTTCGCCGATCTGTTTCGTGACGAGGCATCCGGAGCCTATGCCCTGATTGGCAGCTGGGTCATTGGCGGGGAGGCGGTGGGCATGGGCGTCCGCGAGAGCGACCATCTGATCACCGATGACCGCTCGCGCTTTGTGCCGCACCTGTTTCGCTAA
- a CDS encoding DUF1190 domain-containing protein gives MTRYNSTKAYRAAYVARLNRRKARWVAALATTVSALAMLTGCDEPQTTQTPPVAQTEQMRVYKTLDECKAAQDDDKLCETAFAEAWQWQNQQPGYSAKQQCEAEYGVGNCESRANPSGGNWFVPLMAGMMMSNAMSRMSQDQYLREKERERGGGAYPVYVNSRGQVSSYGAGGLRPMGYRVTPGGSVPTYMDVERDPSGRGYAARGTYSKTETGYRASSRGGFGKSSSFRGSCCG, from the coding sequence ATGACCCGGTATAACTCCACCAAGGCCTACAGAGCGGCCTATGTTGCCCGTCTCAATCGGCGCAAGGCGCGCTGGGTCGCGGCGCTGGCGACGACGGTTTCAGCGCTCGCCATGTTGACGGGCTGCGATGAGCCACAGACAACGCAGACCCCGCCTGTTGCCCAGACTGAGCAGATGCGCGTGTACAAGACACTGGACGAATGCAAGGCGGCGCAGGACGACGATAAACTGTGCGAAACCGCCTTTGCTGAAGCCTGGCAATGGCAGAACCAGCAACCGGGCTACAGCGCCAAGCAACAGTGCGAGGCGGAATACGGCGTGGGTAATTGCGAAAGTCGCGCCAATCCATCCGGTGGCAACTGGTTTGTGCCGCTGATGGCGGGCATGATGATGTCCAACGCCATGAGCCGCATGTCGCAGGACCAGTACCTGCGAGAAAAAGAGCGAGAGCGCGGGGGCGGTGCCTATCCCGTCTACGTCAACAGCCGCGGGCAGGTGTCGAGCTATGGCGCCGGGGGACTGCGCCCGATGGGCTACCGGGTGACGCCCGGCGGCTCGGTGCCGACCTATATGGATGTTGAACGCGACCCCTCAGGGCGTGGCTACGCGGCTCGCGGCACCTACAGCAAAACAGAAACGGGCTATCGGGCGTCATCGCGCGGTGGGTTTGGCAAATCCTCATCCTTCCGCGGCAGCTGCTGCGGCTAG